Proteins encoded within one genomic window of Thermococcus celer Vu 13 = JCM 8558:
- a CDS encoding S8 family serine peptidase, with amino-acid sequence MKRLGAVVLALVLVGLLAGTALAAPVKPVVRNNAVQQKNYGLLTPGLFKKVQRMNWNQEVDTVIMFGSYGDRDRAVKVLRLMGAQVKYSYKIIPAVAVKIKARDLLLIAGMIDTGYFGNTRVSGIKFIQEDYKVQVDDATSVSQIGADTVWNSLGYDGSGVVVAIVDTGIDANHPDLKGKVIGWYDAVNGRSTPYDDQGHGTHVAGIVAGTGSVNSQYIGVAPGAKLVGVKVLGADGSGSVSTIIAGVDWVVQNKDKYGIRVINLSLGSSQSSDGTDSLSQAVNNAWDAGIVVCVAAGNSGPNTYTVGSPAAASKVITVGAVDSNDNIASFSSRGPTADGRLKPEVVAPGVDIIAPRASGTSMGTPINDYYTKASGTSMATPHVSGVAALILQAHPSWTPDKVKTALIETADIVAPKEIADIAYGAGRVNVYKAIKYDDYAKLTFTGSVADKGSATHTFDVSGATFVTATLYWDTGSSDIDLYLYDPNGNEVDYSYTAYYGFEKVGYYNPTAGTWTVKVVSYKGAANYQVDVVSDGSLSQSGGGNPNPNPNPNPTPTTDTQTFTGSVNDYWDTSDTFTMNVNSGATKITGDLTFDTSYNDLDLYLYDPNGNLVDRSTSSNSYEHVEYANPAPGTWTFLVYAYSTYGWADYQLKAVVYYG; translated from the coding sequence ATGAAGAGGTTAGGTGCTGTGGTGCTGGCACTGGTGCTCGTGGGTCTTCTGGCCGGAACGGCCCTTGCGGCACCCGTAAAACCGGTTGTCAGGAACAACGCGGTTCAGCAGAAGAACTACGGACTGCTGACCCCGGGACTGTTCAAGAAAGTCCAGAGGATGAACTGGAACCAGGAAGTGGACACCGTCATAATGTTCGGGAGCTACGGAGACAGGGACAGGGCGGTTAAGGTACTGAGGCTCATGGGCGCCCAGGTCAAGTACTCCTACAAGATAATCCCTGCTGTCGCGGTTAAAATAAAGGCCAGGGACCTTCTGCTGATCGCGGGCATGATAGACACGGGTTACTTCGGTAACACAAGGGTCTCGGGCATAAAGTTCATACAGGAGGATTACAAGGTTCAGGTTGACGACGCCACTTCCGTCTCCCAGATAGGGGCCGATACCGTCTGGAACTCCCTCGGCTACGACGGAAGCGGTGTGGTGGTTGCCATCGTCGATACGGGTATAGACGCGAACCACCCCGATCTGAAGGGCAAGGTCATAGGCTGGTACGACGCCGTCAACGGCAGGTCGACCCCCTACGATGACCAGGGACACGGAACCCACGTTGCGGGTATCGTTGCCGGAACCGGCAGCGTTAACTCCCAGTACATAGGCGTCGCCCCCGGCGCGAAGCTCGTCGGCGTCAAGGTTCTCGGTGCCGACGGTTCGGGAAGCGTCTCCACCATCATCGCGGGTGTTGACTGGGTCGTCCAGAACAAGGACAAGTACGGGATAAGGGTCATCAACCTCTCCCTCGGCTCCTCCCAGAGCTCCGACGGAACCGACTCCCTCAGTCAGGCCGTCAACAACGCCTGGGACGCCGGTATAGTAGTCTGCGTCGCCGCCGGCAACAGCGGGCCGAACACCTACACCGTCGGCTCACCCGCCGCCGCGAGCAAGGTCATAACCGTCGGTGCAGTTGACAGCAACGACAACATCGCCAGCTTCTCCAGCAGGGGACCGACCGCGGACGGAAGGCTCAAGCCGGAAGTCGTCGCCCCCGGCGTTGACATCATAGCCCCGCGCGCCAGCGGAACCAGCATGGGCACCCCGATAAACGACTACTACACCAAGGCCTCTGGAACCAGCATGGCCACCCCGCACGTTTCGGGCGTTGCCGCGCTCATCCTCCAGGCCCACCCGAGCTGGACCCCGGACAAGGTGAAGACCGCCCTCATCGAGACCGCCGACATAGTCGCCCCCAAGGAGATAGCGGACATCGCCTACGGTGCGGGTAGGGTGAACGTCTACAAGGCCATCAAGTACGACGACTACGCCAAGCTCACCTTCACCGGCTCCGTCGCCGACAAGGGAAGCGCCACCCACACCTTCGACGTCAGCGGCGCCACCTTCGTGACCGCCACCCTCTACTGGGACACGGGCTCGAGCGACATCGACCTCTACCTCTACGACCCCAACGGGAACGAGGTTGACTACTCCTACACCGCCTACTACGGCTTCGAGAAGGTCGGCTACTACAACCCGACCGCCGGAACCTGGACGGTCAAGGTCGTCAGCTACAAGGGCGCGGCGAACTACCAGGTCGACGTCGTCAGCGACGGGAGCCTCAGCCAGTCCGGCGGCGGCAACCCGAATCCAAACCCCAACCCGAACCCAACCCCGACCACCGACACCCAGACCTTCACCGGCTCCGTTAACGACTACTGGGACACCAGCGACACCTTCACCATGAACGTCAACAGCGGTGCCACCAAGATAACCGGTGACCTGACCTTCGATACTTCCTACAACGACCTCGACCTCTACCTCTACGACCCCAACGGCAACCTCGTTGACAGGTCCACGTCGAGCAACAGCTACGAGCACGTCGAGTACGCCAACCCCGCCCCGGGAACCTGGACGTTCCTCGTCTACGCCTACAGCACCTACGGCTGGGCGGACTACCAGCTCAAGGCCGTCGTCTACTACGGCTGA
- a CDS encoding sulfite exporter TauE/SafE family protein yields the protein MRTLLIALLSFGGGFIGSMMSGGSMVILSILTFAGLPIKEAVGILKVVIAALTFVSTLTYFRGGALDVKLAPLLTISSIFGAFIGTSLFLSLSQELANFIAAALLLAGMYFTVRFKPGSEGKHGRKSKAEISIVGLLIGAYIGILGIASTLVVISALEIFFRLDILKANGTAKMIIFLNNTMAALNYGLKGSLDYSMMWPILIPVMVGSWLGAKSALRMGSEKLRIVFIAIGALTLLRILFG from the coding sequence ATGAGGACGCTCCTTATAGCACTTCTCTCTTTTGGAGGGGGATTCATAGGCTCCATGATGAGCGGAGGGAGTATGGTAATCCTTTCAATTCTCACCTTCGCCGGGCTCCCCATAAAAGAAGCCGTTGGGATCCTGAAGGTCGTCATAGCGGCCCTAACCTTCGTATCCACACTCACCTACTTTAGAGGTGGAGCGCTCGATGTTAAGCTTGCGCCACTCTTGACGATCTCGTCAATTTTTGGCGCATTTATCGGGACCTCACTTTTTCTATCCCTTTCTCAGGAACTGGCTAATTTCATAGCTGCTGCACTCCTGCTGGCGGGGATGTACTTCACCGTAAGATTCAAGCCGGGAAGTGAGGGCAAGCATGGAAGGAAGAGTAAAGCGGAGATCTCAATAGTGGGGCTGCTCATAGGGGCCTACATTGGGATCCTCGGAATAGCATCCACCCTGGTGGTTATCTCAGCCCTGGAGATATTCTTCAGGCTGGACATACTCAAGGCAAATGGAACCGCGAAAATGATAATCTTCCTGAATAATACAATGGCGGCACTCAACTATGGACTGAAGGGAAGCCTGGATTACTCCATGATGTGGCCCATTCTGATCCCCGTGATGGTGGGTTCGTGGCTGGGGGCCAAAAGCGCTTTAAGGATGGGGAGCGAGAAGCTCAGGATCGTTTTTATCGCGATAGGAGCTCTAACGCTTTTGAGGATACTCTTTGGATGA
- a CDS encoding flavodoxin family protein produces the protein MKILVAFYSRSGNTKRAAGIIAKTLGAEMDEIIDKKNRRGILGFLRAGYDATRGKTTEIEFHKDPSGYDLVVIGTPTWNGRVTPAVRTYLLKNREKIGRAAFFTTCAGRSRRCLAQMREILGKEPMKEGIFYVKSLERDAREFAEGLKKLVG, from the coding sequence ATGAAAATCCTCGTGGCCTTTTACTCGCGTAGCGGCAACACCAAAAGGGCGGCCGGGATAATAGCCAAAACCCTGGGCGCCGAAATGGACGAGATAATCGATAAAAAGAACCGGAGGGGGATTTTGGGCTTTCTCAGGGCCGGCTACGACGCCACCCGCGGGAAGACCACGGAGATAGAGTTTCATAAAGATCCCTCTGGATACGACCTCGTCGTGATAGGCACGCCCACGTGGAACGGCAGGGTGACTCCGGCGGTCAGAACGTACCTGCTAAAGAACAGGGAGAAGATTGGGAGGGCCGCATTTTTCACCACCTGTGCCGGGAGATCCAGAAGATGTCTCGCCCAGATGAGGGAAATTCTCGGGAAGGAACCGATGAAGGAGGGCATCTTTTACGTTAAGTCCCTCGAGAGGGATGCACGCGAGTTCGCGGAGGGTCTGAAAAAGCTCGTTGGTTAA